The Paenibacillus swuensis genome contains the following window.
CTTCGGTAATCCGAAATCAGATCCGAAACCATCACTTGGAACGGAACTTTCAGGTATCGTTTCAGATGAGCTTTCAACGCATCAGCCAGCACTTCCATCGTTGTTCCGCTCTCCAGCCGCACCAGACCCAGCAGGCTCTGATTGTCATAGGACGCCACGAAACCCGCCCCATGCAGTTCAATCAGCTCCGACAACACATTTTCGATAATATAGTGCTCCAGATGCACGTTCTTGTCGCTGTCCATCTTCACCATAATGAGGTGGAATTTCGGAAAATGCTTGATAAACTCATGCAGATCCAGCTTCCCGGTATCCAGTCCGGAGGCCCATCGCTGAAACACCGCTTCGCGCAAATACTTCAGGTTGCTCTTCCACAGATTCGCTTCTTTGTTCAGAGCACTCTCGCGCGCCAGCTCTTCACTGACACTCTCCACCAGCTCCACCAGCCGCTCTTTGCCTATAGGCTTCAACAAGTAATCTTTGGCCCCCAACCGCACAGCCTCCTGAGCATAGCTGAATTCGGAATGCGCTGAAACCACGATCCATTTCACATGCGGATACCGGTTCCGCGACAGACTCATCAGCTCCAGTCCCGTCATACCGGGCATCAGGATATCCGTCAGCACTACATCCACAGGGTGGCTGCGCAAAGCGGCCATCGCTTCTTCCGGTGAAGCCGCCAGCAAGATGGTATGCCCTGAATCGTGATGACTGATCGTGCGCTTGATCCCTTCGCGTATAATATGCTCGTCATCGACGATGAGAATGTTCATTCCGTCTCTCCTCCTCCAAGCGGCGGCAGCGGCATCGATACCGTAACCGTGGTTCCCTCGCCGCGCACGCTTTCTACTTGTAAACCGTAACCTTCGCCAAACATCAGGACGAGTCTGCGATGCAGATTGGTCAAACCAATCCCTTTCCGTCCCCGGCGAACAGCAACCTCATCCACGAGCGTTTCCCCTAAAGACTCGCGCAATCGCCGCAACACCTCGGCTTCCATCCCGCAGCCGTTATCGGTTATGACGATGTTCAACCGATGCCCGTCGATGACCGCGAACACCCGGATTTCCCCCGGTCTGCCGACCGGCTCCAACCCGTATTTGACCGCATTCTCGATAATCGGCTGCAGGGTCATCTTCGGCAGAATCATCTCGTTCCATCGCGCATCCACTTCAATCCTCGTCTGGATCCGCCCCTCTAGGCGGTAGCCGATGATGGATAAGTAGTGCTGAATCTGCTCCAGCTCCTCGCGCAAGGTCACATCCGCGCCCTCTTCCCAACGGGAGCTGTACTGAAACATGCGGGACAGCGATAACACGACCCGCCCCAGACGGTCGTTCTCCTTCTCATCCAGCATCCAATAAATCATATCCAGCGTGTTATACAGAAAATGCGGATTCACCTGGGACTGCAGCGCTTGCAATTGCGCGCTTTTCTCACTCATAGAGGATACCTTCACACGTTCAATCAGCTCATCCATCCGGTGCACCATATGGTTAAAGGAGGTCACAACGCTGTTGATCTCCTCATACGACCTCACGTTCACCATGCCCCGGAAGTTCCCGTTCTCCACTTGTCTCATCTGCCGAATGAGACGTTTGAGCGGATTGGAGATGGTACGCGATACGAACGTGGCGAGCAACACCGACAGGACAACCAACACCGAGACCACGAGAATGAAATACTGTTTCGTTTCGTTCAGCTCCACGTTCAGATCCTTGTTCGGCGTCACACTCAGCACGGTCCATGGTGCATTCGACGGTTTAGCCGCTACGATGAGCTCCTCCGGCCCCTGCTCCAGAAGCGGCTGGCGCCCGCCCGAATTGCGAATATATTTGCGCAATGCGGAAGGCACCTCCGTCGATGGTGTGTTGGAGGCCATAATTCGGCCATCCTCATCAATCACGTAGGATTGACTGCCCGGCCCCAGGCTCAGGTTGGACAACGCCGAAAGGATCGGCTCCGAGAACACCTCGAAGAGCACGACCCCTACCGGACGATTGTTGTACACATCATAAATCTGGCGGCCGAACGAGAACACGGAGCGATTCACCGACTTGTCGATTAAGGACGACTTGTTGACGCCCAACCACACCATTTCTCCGCCGGAATTCCGCAACTGGTCCACCCAAGGGGCGGATTTATAGTTGAGATCAATGACGTTCAGATAATTTTGGTAACTGTAGATGCGGTCCGAATTCGTAATGATATGAATGCCCAGTAAATCATCCCGGGAGAAATAAATCGTACCCAACATATTCGTAATCGTCCGCTCATTAATGACGCTAACCGCGGGATTCTGGTCCTTCGTTTCCCGCAGCAGCCGCTGCAAATCCACATTACCGCTGATGGATTTACTTAATCCGTCATAGCCGTTCAGCAGGAGATCGAACAGGCCTACCGTTTGGGAAATGCTTTTGCGCGAAATCTCGCCGATCTTGGATTGAATCTGATCCGTTGAAAATCGATAGAACAGCGCACTGATAATCATCAGCAAACCCAGCATCCCGAACAGAAATAAGAGAAATAAACGATTGTGTATCGTATGAAAACCGCGAATCATCGCTCTAACCCCTCTCGAACTGCTGTATCCGCCTCCCATCTTAGCATACACCTGTGAAGCTGGAAATAAGCCTACCCTTTCACCGCGCCCGCGACCATCCCTTTGGTGATTTTCTCCGACAACAAGAAGTAGATCAGGATGACCGGAGCCGCGCCCATCACGAGATACGCGCCAATCGCGCCATAATTGACCGAATACTGACTCACGAAGGAGAATACCCCGAATGGCAATGTCTTGAGCGACGCCGAAGAGATGAACGTGGCCGCCAGAATGTACTCATTCCAGATTTGGATAAACGTCAGGATACACACCGTCATCATCGGCGGAACCGAAATCGGCACGATAATGGAGAGGAACGTGCGATACGTATTGGCTCCGTCCATAACCGCCGACTCCTCGATCTCCGCGGGAATCGTGCGCATGAATCCGCTGAGGATAAACACCGCGATCGGAATCTGGAAGGCGATATACGGCAGGATCAGGGATAGATGGGTGTTGAGAATGTCTACTTTTTTGAACATGACCATCAGGGGCAGTAACGTTGCTTGTAACGGAATCATCATCCCGAGCAAAAAAATGATCATGATCAGGTTTCCATAACGGAACCGGAACCGGGTAATCGCATACGCCACCATGGAACTGAGAAGGATGACGCATACCATTGTAATGGAAGTGATTTTGATCGAATTCAGTAAAGATTGCAGGTAATGTCCGCCCTCGTATGCCGCTTGATAGTTGCTCCACAGAAACTCCGCCGGCAAGGCGAAGAAGTTTCCGGACAGGATTTCTTCGTTATTTTTCAATGAGTAGAACAAGAGCCATACCAGAGGGTAAAGCTGTGTAATGAACAACACCGTGAACAGAATCATCGCCGCGAGCTTTCCCAGGGACCAGGGTCCGCGCCGACGTGTAACGCTAGGTTGTTTCGCTGTAGAAGTAGTAGTTGCTGCAGTTCCAACGGTACCGTTCATAAATCGATGCTCCCTTCCTTAAGACAGTTTATTTTCCACGCGGCGGAACAAAGTGTTAATCAGAATTGTGGCGCTCAGGCAGAGCACAACCAGGAACGTTGCCAAGGCGGAACCGTACCCGTATTTCATGGACAAGAAGGACATGTTGTACATATGGGTGGCGATGACATCCGTAGCATGCGCGGGACCGCCGCCGGTCATGACCATAATCATATCGAACGACTGCAGGGAACCGATAAAGGCAAGCACGACCGAGATTTTGAAGATCGGCACCACCATCGGGAACGTGATGTAACGATCCGCTTTAAACCCGTCGGCGCCGTCGATCTTGGCTGCTTCGTAAATTTCAGCGGGAATGTTCTGAATACCGGTAAACTGAATGAGCAGGTGATAGCCGAGATACTGCCACAGCGCGACAAAATACAACGCGTACATCGCAACCTTCGGTTCGGTCAGCCAGGAATGCGTCCAGCTCTCAAGTCCAAAAGTGATGAGCACCTGGTTAAGCATACCGCCCATGGAGGCCGGATTATAGATGGTTTTCCACAATTGGCCGATAATGACCACGGAAAGGATGACAGGCATGAAATAACTGGATACCAAGAAGTTCGGGCGTTTAATATAACGGTTTAACAGAATAGCCAGCATCAGCGCCAGCGGAATCTCCAGCATGGAGAAGAGGGCGAACATCAATGTACGCTTCACCGAAGGCCAGAACACCGGATCCGCGGTAAACATGTGCTTAAAGTTATCGAGTCCGATAAAGGTGGAAGTACCGATGCCGTTCCAATCCAAAGTGGAGCTGTACATGGAAACCAAGATGGGTACGAATACGAGACATACATAAAGCAGCAGACACGGCAGCACGAACACTGCGATGGTCGCCTTGGAAACTTTCAACACGTTCATGGCAGTCCGCCTCCTGATCTAGAAATGAAAGTGAGAGAAGACCGAAGTCCCCTCCCACCTGTTGGTTAATCTTATTGATTGTTGGCGTCAAACGCGGTTTGGTGCTGTTTGGCTACTTCTTTAGCGTCTGTCTTTTGAACAAAAAGGTTCTGGATCGCCGTCAAATGCTCTTGGGATGTCGCAGGATTCATCGTGTTATCGAAGGAAAGGTCTCCGCCTTTAACGCCGCTGAACATACCGTTGATTTCAACCGCCAGATCGGAATAACCCGCAGCAGCGAAGTCGCCGTCCACTTTCTGGGCAACACCTACAGCGTCTTTGTTCTCGAATTTCACTTTAGGGTAGTTCGTCATGAAATAGTTCAGGAAATCCTTCGTTTCTTGCAGATGGTCGCTCTTCGCGGATACCGCGAAAGCGGATCCCGGCGCTAACATGAACTCATCCGGGTTCCCTTTACCATTAACCGTTGGGAATTTGAATACGCCAACCTTGCCTTTAACGGAAGAGTCATCGATGGAACCGGTTGCCCAGGATCCCATGAAGTACATCGCCGCTTTGCCAGTCTTGAACAGGTTCTCACCCGCGTTATAGTCCATGGAAGTCGCTCCTTCTTGGAACGCGCCTGCCTGAACGAGGTTCTGGAACGCGTCAACCGCTTCCACGAATGCCGGATCTTCAAACGTTTTCTTCTTATCCATAATGTCTTGCAGGAATCCAGGGCCGCTTGTGCGAAGCAGCACGTTCATGAAGAGGAAGGATCCGGTCCAAGTGTCTTTCTCCCCGATGACCATCGGCTGAATGCCTTTGGATTTCAGCGTTTTCACGGTTTCGACCATTTCTTCGAAAGTAGCCGGAATCTTCACGCCCGCTTGCTCGAACAATTCTTTGTTGTAGTACACGACAGCGACGTTGTTACCGTCCGGTACAGCATACACATTGTTATCGAAGCTGTAGAAGTCCAGGATGCCTTGCTGGAACGTGTCTTTCAGACCGTTCTGGTCCAGCATGTCGTTCAGCGGAGCCAGCAAACCTGCATCCACGTAAGGCTTCATCTGTGCTTTCGGATTCACGATCGTGATATCAGGCACTTCCTGGGAAGCCGCTTGTGTCTTGAGCTTAATTTTCTGTTGGTCTGTATTGAGGGAATCCAGTTCAATCTTGATGTTCGGATGCGCCGCTTCGTAGTCGCCTACGATCTTGTTCAGCGTGCGTGCCGAAGGGGTGTTCGGATCCGGATAGATGTTCTGGAATGTGATCGTGATTTTCTCGTCCGACGCTTTATTGCCGCCTGTGTTGGTTGTTGTGTTGTCCTTGCCGGCATTGTCCGTGCCGCCGTTGTTCGTAGCCGCGTTGTTTCCGTTCCCGCAAGCTGCCAGGCTTAATGCCATGACGCCCGCCAAGACGGTTGTTAACACTTTGGAGCTCTTAGCCATTTGTTCTATCCCCTTTATCTGTGAGAGTGGTGAAGCAACTCATGACTTTATTATGGTGGAGAAAGGGGATGAGAACAATGTGTGAACTTAGGGGGTTAGGTTTGATTTTTCTAGGGGGCGGCGCTAAGGTCGCATCATAATCCTATTTGAAAATGTAACGAATCCAGGTAACACTAACACGACGATATTGGGTAAATTAGGCTAGAAAACGGCAAATAGAGTGATACCGGTAAGTTCGCTTATTCCCTCTCAAACGAACGCTCCGGCAAGGTGCCCACATACCGATCCGACAGCTTTATTAACGCCATAATATGGTCATAATCTCTGCGGAGCGCCTCATTAACCTGAACAGGCTTCAGCGTTCTCAAGCTGGTCGCGCTCCCATCCTCGAAGCCTTTACCGGGCACGAACAACACTTCATTATTCATAAATGACCCAGTCGGCAAATAATATCGCACACCCAACACATTCCGATCCACGTTCATCAAGTCTTGCCCAAAGGCGGTGAATTTCTCTGCCTGAAGCGAAATGCCAAGCAGGTTCGCAATGGTCGGCAATAGATCCACCTGTCCGCCGGTTTGCTTCATTACTTTCCCCTGACCTTCGCTCTGCCCGGGAACATGGATAAATAAAGGCACGTTGAACCTGCTCACCTTCTCATCATAAGGGAACCCTAACAGCTGCTGAATTTCCTGCGGATCCGTCTTCTGCGGCTTCAAACCGAAATGATCTCCGTACACCACGACCAACGTTGAATCCCACACACCCGTTTTCTTCAGCCCCTCTATAAACTTTCCCAACGCCGCATCCGCATAATGAATCGACGTCAGGTAATCCCCCAGTTGTGTTCCCGCAGCCTTCTGGGGAATCTTCAACTTCCTGCTCTTTTTCGGTATGACAAAAGGGGCGTGCGAGGACGTGGCTATGAAATGCGCGTAGAATGGCTTCTTCGCGGCGGCCATGTCCGACAGCTTGTCCAAGCTTACCCGGTAAAGTTCCTCGTCGGACGCGCCAAATTTATTAAAGTGGTCGTTAGTGAAATAGCGGCTGTCATAGAATCGATCGAAGCCAAGCGCGGGATACAATTGATTCCGACTCCAATACTCCACATTGTTAATGTGGAACGTGGCGGATGCGTAGCCATGCTTGCCTAACAGACGCGGCAAACTAGGAAGCTGCTTCGCTCCGTATCCCTCCGACATAGCTACCTTACCGGTCGGGTACATGGACGTGTTGACCGTGAATTCGGCATCGGATGTATTGCCCCGTCCGATTTGCGTGAAGAAATAAGGGAAATAATAGCTATCCTTCATAAGCCGATTTAAATTCGGCGTAATCTCTTGGCCGTTCAACCTGGCCTGCACCGTGAAGTTCTGAAAGGATTCCAACTGAACCATGATGACGTTCATGTTCTTGGCCGCGCCAAATGCGGCGGGTCGGTAGTCTACCGAGGAAGATGCAGCTCGTTTATAGGGATAACTTGATTGCAGCCGCGCCGCTTGGTTCTCGGTTACCAACCGTGTTTCCGCATTCAACCTTTCCTGCTCCCGCGCTTGGCCGGTTACCGCAACAAACTGGTACTGAACCAGTCCCAGCTTGGCTGCACGCCCCGGATCATTCCATTGTCGGATTTCGTGCATTGCATACACACCCGTGAGAGCCAAACCTACACAGAACATCCCTGCCCATAATGCGCGCTTGCGTCTCGCTGAAGACGATGGATAGCCAAAGGAGAGCGAATACGGTTTATTCCAAATCCGCTCCCGATTTCGAATCATTCGGAACAAGCCTAGAATGCCCGCGATCAACAGGTCAACAAAAAACACAAACTGCACAGGCCGTAATCGCGGCCCTAACGTGGATTGAAGCTGGTTCCAGGATTCCAACTCCATAAATACGGTATATGTAGGCACGGTCCCGAAATAATGGTGATAAATCACCGCCGCGAACAACAACCCGGAAATGGCCAAGTTCAGCAATGCGTAGACCGTTTTTCGGAACCGTGGTACGCTCAACATTTCTACCAAACTAACGAGCGTCAGAACGAACAACACATCAGGAAACAGACCCGCGGCCGTAACGTTGCCGAACACCAGAATTCGAAAAACGATGATTTTCACAAATAGACATACGAAGAAAACTTGGGAGGGAAATATCCGTTCCCGCTTGGATCCGATTTGCATACTGCATCACTCTTTTCTAGAACATGTTAACTTCACTCTTTAAGCTCCATACTACCATAACGAATTCCGGCGCGTCGTAAGTTCAATCTCACTTTCACCTCTAGGTCGGCCGCCGCAAATTGCTCATTCCACTCGTTCTTTATCTTCTTATAGCTTTTGTTGTCCCGCTCCCTAAGGTTACTGCCGAACCCGAACATATCCGCCTTGAAATCCCTTTGCACTTTCTGAATGACTTTCTTAATCCTTGCGGTTATCACCTTCTCCCCTTGTTCCTCGATCTTCTCAAAATCTTCAGAACTTCCGTCAAAATAGCCCTTGCATTGCGACTCATCCAATCGGGCCGTCAAATCCAAATCCACGAATAAATGAGGCTCGCCTCTTCTCATCTCCACATGGATGTTCCCGTCTTGATGCTGCAAATAAAGACTGACGTATTTCCCTTTACCGCAGGGCATCTCCATCGCGCTTTCCTTAAACTGTCGATGGGTCAGCATGGCATCTCTGGTTTCTTCATTGTTCAGAATTCCCGCTAACTTTCCCTTTCTGAAGACGCCCATACCTGCGATTTCGACGACATCGTTGACTTCAATTTGCTTGGCAGCCTCAATGGAAGTCCCTTTCTCCGTTTCATCAGCTATGGTCACCATCGGCATGATTGGACTACGGCCGGATTCGCCTAAATCCCGGACAAAATGTTGCAGTTTAATAGGGTATGTCCCCCCATAGTCTCTGTAATACTCCTGAAGCTGTTCTCGGATCTTATAGGTGGATACACTGAGGTCCGGCGTTACGGTAGACATGACCGCCTTCACTTTGCCTTGTTCGGCTCCTACCATCAAGATATTATTACGGACTTCCCGGTATCTCTCGATGAAGTCCAGATAAGATAAATCACCTTTACGTAATAGCTCCTGGTCAATAACCAACAGCTGCAAGTGGCTGAATTCAATATGCTTATTCAGCTTCTTATTCAGAACCGTAACTCCGTCCGCTACGGTATTTACCTCTTCCTCCACAACATAGGAGCGCGCGCTGCCCAATCGCTTATCCGATACGAATTCAGCGGTTCTGATAATTTCGATATACAGACGATATTTGGCTTTGGTACCGGCCTCGATGCCCATACCTGAAACAATCTGAATTTCGCCCAGTTCCCGATAGTCCCAACATCCTGTTAGCATCATGCAACAAAGGAGAACCTGAAATACAGACGCCTTCATGCTTCTCATGAGTCGGAGGCTCCCTTCGGTTTAGAGGGAACCAGAATGTTATGTGTG
Protein-coding sequences here:
- a CDS encoding response regulator, encoding MNILIVDDEHIIREGIKRTISHHDSGHTILLAASPEEAMAALRSHPVDVVLTDILMPGMTGLELMSLSRNRYPHVKWIVVSAHSEFSYAQEAVRLGAKDYLLKPIGKERLVELVESVSEELARESALNKEANLWKSNLKYLREAVFQRWASGLDTGKLDLHEFIKHFPKFHLIMVKMDSDKNVHLEHYIIENVLSELIELHGAGFVASYDNQSLLGLVRLESGTTMEVLADALKAHLKRYLKVPFQVMVSDLISDYRRVPDKVREMRQDCALRDYDHDVRGSDKAIEIALQYIRTHYHDDLSLEKVAAVVFLNPVYFSQLFKQKTGQGYKEYVTHLRMEQSKGLLQNSQLKLADVAERIGYGDMRHYTQVFRKKYGMTPTEYRNLLKETN
- a CDS encoding sensor histidine kinase — translated: MIRGFHTIHNRLFLLFLFGMLGLLMIISALFYRFSTDQIQSKIGEISRKSISQTVGLFDLLLNGYDGLSKSISGNVDLQRLLRETKDQNPAVSVINERTITNMLGTIYFSRDDLLGIHIITNSDRIYSYQNYLNVIDLNYKSAPWVDQLRNSGGEMVWLGVNKSSLIDKSVNRSVFSFGRQIYDVYNNRPVGVVLFEVFSEPILSALSNLSLGPGSQSYVIDEDGRIMASNTPSTEVPSALRKYIRNSGGRQPLLEQGPEELIVAAKPSNAPWTVLSVTPNKDLNVELNETKQYFILVVSVLVVLSVLLATFVSRTISNPLKRLIRQMRQVENGNFRGMVNVRSYEEINSVVTSFNHMVHRMDELIERVKVSSMSEKSAQLQALQSQVNPHFLYNTLDMIYWMLDEKENDRLGRVVLSLSRMFQYSSRWEEGADVTLREELEQIQHYLSIIGYRLEGRIQTRIEVDARWNEMILPKMTLQPIIENAVKYGLEPVGRPGEIRVFAVIDGHRLNIVITDNGCGMEAEVLRRLRESLGETLVDEVAVRRGRKGIGLTNLHRRLVLMFGEGYGLQVESVRGEGTTVTVSMPLPPLGGGETE
- a CDS encoding carbohydrate ABC transporter permease — protein: MILFTVLFITQLYPLVWLLFYSLKNNEEILSGNFFALPAEFLWSNYQAAYEGGHYLQSLLNSIKITSITMVCVILLSSMVAYAITRFRFRYGNLIMIIFLLGMMIPLQATLLPLMVMFKKVDILNTHLSLILPYIAFQIPIAVFILSGFMRTIPAEIEESAVMDGANTYRTFLSIIVPISVPPMMTVCILTFIQIWNEYILAATFISSASLKTLPFGVFSFVSQYSVNYGAIGAYLVMGAAPVILIYFLLSEKITKGMVAGAVKG
- a CDS encoding carbohydrate ABC transporter permease, whose protein sequence is MNVLKVSKATIAVFVLPCLLLYVCLVFVPILVSMYSSTLDWNGIGTSTFIGLDNFKHMFTADPVFWPSVKRTLMFALFSMLEIPLALMLAILLNRYIKRPNFLVSSYFMPVILSVVIIGQLWKTIYNPASMGGMLNQVLITFGLESWTHSWLTEPKVAMYALYFVALWQYLGYHLLIQFTGIQNIPAEIYEAAKIDGADGFKADRYITFPMVVPIFKISVVLAFIGSLQSFDMIMVMTGGGPAHATDVIATHMYNMSFLSMKYGYGSALATFLVVLCLSATILINTLFRRVENKLS
- a CDS encoding extracellular solute-binding protein, with product MAKSSKVLTTVLAGVMALSLAACGNGNNAATNNGGTDNAGKDNTTTNTGGNKASDEKITITFQNIYPDPNTPSARTLNKIVGDYEAAHPNIKIELDSLNTDQQKIKLKTQAASQEVPDITIVNPKAQMKPYVDAGLLAPLNDMLDQNGLKDTFQQGILDFYSFDNNVYAVPDGNNVAVVYYNKELFEQAGVKIPATFEEMVETVKTLKSKGIQPMVIGEKDTWTGSFLFMNVLLRTSGPGFLQDIMDKKKTFEDPAFVEAVDAFQNLVQAGAFQEGATSMDYNAGENLFKTGKAAMYFMGSWATGSIDDSSVKGKVGVFKFPTVNGKGNPDEFMLAPGSAFAVSAKSDHLQETKDFLNYFMTNYPKVKFENKDAVGVAQKVDGDFAAAGYSDLAVEINGMFSGVKGGDLSFDNTMNPATSQEHLTAIQNLFVQKTDAKEVAKQHQTAFDANNQ
- a CDS encoding LTA synthase family protein, with the protein product MQIGSKRERIFPSQVFFVCLFVKIIVFRILVFGNVTAAGLFPDVLFVLTLVSLVEMLSVPRFRKTVYALLNLAISGLLFAAVIYHHYFGTVPTYTVFMELESWNQLQSTLGPRLRPVQFVFFVDLLIAGILGLFRMIRNRERIWNKPYSLSFGYPSSSARRKRALWAGMFCVGLALTGVYAMHEIRQWNDPGRAAKLGLVQYQFVAVTGQAREQERLNAETRLVTENQAARLQSSYPYKRAASSSVDYRPAAFGAAKNMNVIMVQLESFQNFTVQARLNGQEITPNLNRLMKDSYYFPYFFTQIGRGNTSDAEFTVNTSMYPTGKVAMSEGYGAKQLPSLPRLLGKHGYASATFHINNVEYWSRNQLYPALGFDRFYDSRYFTNDHFNKFGASDEELYRVSLDKLSDMAAAKKPFYAHFIATSSHAPFVIPKKSRKLKIPQKAAGTQLGDYLTSIHYADAALGKFIEGLKKTGVWDSTLVVVYGDHFGLKPQKTDPQEIQQLLGFPYDEKVSRFNVPLFIHVPGQSEGQGKVMKQTGGQVDLLPTIANLLGISLQAEKFTAFGQDLMNVDRNVLGVRYYLPTGSFMNNEVLFVPGKGFEDGSATSLRTLKPVQVNEALRRDYDHIMALIKLSDRYVGTLPERSFERE
- a CDS encoding Ger(x)C family spore germination protein, whose product is MMLTGCWDYRELGEIQIVSGMGIEAGTKAKYRLYIEIIRTAEFVSDKRLGSARSYVVEEEVNTVADGVTVLNKKLNKHIEFSHLQLLVIDQELLRKGDLSYLDFIERYREVRNNILMVGAEQGKVKAVMSTVTPDLSVSTYKIREQLQEYYRDYGGTYPIKLQHFVRDLGESGRSPIMPMVTIADETEKGTSIEAAKQIEVNDVVEIAGMGVFRKGKLAGILNNEETRDAMLTHRQFKESAMEMPCGKGKYVSLYLQHQDGNIHVEMRRGEPHLFVDLDLTARLDESQCKGYFDGSSEDFEKIEEQGEKVITARIKKVIQKVQRDFKADMFGFGSNLRERDNKSYKKIKNEWNEQFAAADLEVKVRLNLRRAGIRYGSMELKE